In Hyphomicrobiales bacterium, a single window of DNA contains:
- a CDS encoding 3-keto-5-aminohexanoate cleavage protein, with amino-acid sequence MQSKVIITCAVTGAGDTVGKSAHVPVTPEQIANAALEAASAGATVVHCHVRDPKTGKGSRDTGLYREVMEKIRARNQDVIINLTAGMGGDVVVGDGEKPLEFGPGTDCVGPLERLVHVKELRPEICTLDCGTLNFGDGQSIVVQTPTQLRKQAELIKSYGVKPEMEIFDSGNLWFANQLVSEGLIADRPLYQLCLGIPWGAPYNTETMAYQKSQLPPNAIWASFGIGRNQMQAVAQAVLLGGHVRVGLEDNIWLEKGVLATNGKLVEKAVKIIELLGTKVATPAEGREILGLKK; translated from the coding sequence ATGCAGTCAAAAGTCATCATCACATGCGCCGTGACAGGCGCCGGAGACACCGTCGGCAAGAGCGCCCACGTGCCCGTGACGCCCGAGCAGATCGCCAACGCCGCGCTGGAAGCAGCAAGCGCAGGCGCCACCGTTGTGCATTGTCATGTGCGTGACCCGAAGACCGGCAAGGGTTCGCGCGACACCGGCCTCTATCGTGAGGTGATGGAAAAGATCCGCGCCAGGAATCAGGACGTGATCATCAACCTCACCGCTGGCATGGGGGGCGATGTCGTTGTCGGTGACGGCGAGAAGCCGCTGGAATTTGGTCCGGGCACGGATTGCGTCGGCCCGCTCGAACGACTCGTCCACGTCAAGGAACTGCGCCCCGAGATTTGCACGCTCGATTGCGGCACCCTGAACTTCGGCGATGGACAATCCATCGTGGTGCAGACGCCGACGCAACTGCGCAAGCAGGCGGAGTTGATCAAATCCTACGGCGTGAAGCCTGAAATGGAGATCTTCGATTCAGGCAATCTCTGGTTCGCCAACCAGTTGGTGAGCGAAGGCCTGATCGCTGACCGCCCGCTGTATCAACTCTGCCTCGGCATTCCGTGGGGTGCGCCCTACAACACGGAAACCATGGCCTATCAAAAGAGCCAGCTTCCGCCCAATGCCATCTGGGCCTCCTTCGGCATTGGCCGCAACCAGATGCAGGCCGTGGCGCAGGCCGTGCTGCTGGGCGGCCATGTGCGCGTCGGCCTGGAAGATAACATCTGGCTGGAGAAAGGCGTTCTCGCCACCAACGGCAAACTCGTGGAGAAGGCCGTGAAGATCATCGAACTCCTCGGCACCAAGGTGGCAACACCTGCCGAAGGCCGCGAAATCCTGGGATTGAAGAAATGA
- a CDS encoding L-carnitine dehydrogenase — MNVKTVGIAGTGLIGAGWAARLLFRGYNVIAYDVSPAAEEKLKAQIKTAWPSLEALLGKPKKKGKLTFTTDLAEMASKSDFIHEAAPEREDLKIRLFRDIDAAARPDVIIASSSSGFLPTNLQNQCKHPERVIIGHPFNPVYLLPLVETVPGAKTSAEAMDRAGEYFEAIGMQVLRLKKEIMGYVCDRLQEALWREALHILDKDIGTTGDIDDSIIYSAGMRWAFMGSFLTYHVAGGPGGMRDFIKQFDPTLELDWTDLKFPKWNAALEQRLVEGCEAQAAGRAVREIEAKRNAILVDMMKLFKKHKIGAGLVLEREMKAKRKVAKKK, encoded by the coding sequence ATGAACGTGAAAACCGTCGGCATTGCGGGCACGGGCCTCATTGGCGCAGGCTGGGCCGCCCGCCTCCTCTTTCGCGGCTACAACGTCATCGCCTACGACGTGTCGCCCGCCGCTGAAGAGAAACTGAAGGCCCAGATCAAGACCGCGTGGCCCTCGCTTGAGGCCTTGCTCGGAAAGCCCAAGAAGAAGGGCAAACTCACCTTCACCACCGATCTTGCCGAGATGGCATCGAAGTCCGACTTCATCCACGAGGCGGCCCCCGAGCGCGAAGATCTCAAGATCAGGCTGTTCCGCGACATCGATGCAGCGGCCCGGCCCGACGTGATTATCGCTTCGTCGTCGTCAGGCTTCCTGCCGACCAACCTGCAGAACCAGTGCAAGCACCCTGAGCGCGTGATCATCGGCCACCCCTTCAACCCCGTCTATCTCCTGCCGCTGGTGGAGACTGTGCCGGGCGCGAAGACGTCGGCCGAGGCCATGGACCGCGCCGGTGAATACTTCGAGGCTATCGGCATGCAGGTGCTGCGCCTCAAGAAGGAAATCATGGGCTACGTCTGCGACCGCTTGCAGGAAGCTCTTTGGCGCGAGGCCCTGCACATTCTCGACAAGGACATCGGCACCACCGGCGACATTGATGACTCCATCATCTACTCCGCCGGCATGCGCTGGGCTTTCATGGGCTCATTCCTGACCTACCATGTGGCCGGCGGCCCCGGCGGCATGCGCGACTTCATCAAGCAGTTCGATCCCACGCTGGAACTGGATTGGACCGACCTCAAGTTCCCGAAATGGAACGCAGCGCTGGAACAGCGGCTTGTGGAAGGTTGCGAAGCGCAGGCGGCGGGCCGCGCCGTGCGCGAAATAGAAGCCAAGCGCAACGCCATCCTCGTCGACATGATGAAGCTCTTCAAGAAGCACAAGATCGGCGCAGGCCTTGTGCTGGAGCGCGAGATGAAGGCAAAACGGAAGGTGGCGAAGAAGAAGTAG
- a CDS encoding SDR family oxidoreductase, translating into MITAAASGIGRCIAKAFHESGAQVHICDVNEAALEQFRAEFPEIGATHVDVTSEADIENWFDEALDDLGGLDVMVNNAGIKGPTAPVDDIDFSEWRECLSVGIDSYFLCARRAAPLFKDQKHGALINLASTAGLFGFGNRTPYAAAKWAVIGFTKSLAIEFGPYNCTANAICPGVVRGDRINRVIQGEADVRGVPFETVAKQMVGGQSIERFVEPEEVAGLAVFLASPAARMINGQAIAVDGHTETFHIR; encoded by the coding sequence ATGATCACGGCAGCAGCCAGCGGCATAGGTCGCTGCATCGCCAAGGCATTCCACGAAAGTGGCGCGCAGGTGCACATCTGCGATGTGAACGAGGCCGCGCTGGAGCAATTCAGGGCCGAGTTTCCCGAGATCGGCGCCACGCATGTGGATGTCACCTCGGAAGCCGACATCGAGAACTGGTTCGACGAGGCGCTGGATGATCTGGGCGGACTCGACGTGATGGTGAACAACGCCGGCATCAAGGGCCCCACCGCCCCTGTAGACGACATAGACTTCTCCGAATGGCGGGAGTGCCTCTCGGTCGGCATCGACAGCTACTTCCTCTGCGCCCGACGCGCCGCGCCGCTCTTCAAGGACCAGAAGCATGGTGCGTTGATCAATCTCGCCTCCACCGCAGGCCTTTTCGGATTTGGCAATCGCACGCCCTATGCCGCCGCGAAATGGGCGGTGATCGGCTTCACCAAGTCGCTCGCCATCGAGTTTGGTCCCTACAACTGCACCGCCAATGCCATCTGCCCCGGCGTTGTGCGCGGAGACCGCATCAACCGCGTCATCCAAGGCGAAGCAGACGTGCGCGGCGTCCCCTTCGAAACCGTGGCAAAGCAGATGGTCGGCGGACAGTCGATTGAGCGCTTCGTCGAACCCGAAGAAGTGGCGGGGCTCGCCGTCTTCCTCGCCTCCCCTGCCGCCCGCATGATCAACGGCCAGGCCATCGCCGTCGATGGCCACACCGAAACGTTCCACATCAGGTAA
- a CDS encoding acyl-CoA dehydrogenase family protein — translation MDFSLTDEQQMIIKTTRDFVANELYPHEAEVEETGVLRPGLRDELKKKAIAAGLYAANMPADVGGAGLDTLTWVLYEKELGRANYALHWTCVARPSNILMACNAEQRERYLFPSIRGEAGDCLALTEPGIGSDLRGMKTFARQDGDWFVINGTKHFISHADEATFCILFAATGEEDTPRGKKKLITAFLVDKGTPGFTVRMGYKNVSHRGYNNCILEFTDCRIHKSQVLGEVHKGFEVANDWLGATRLQVAATSIGRAERALEQAKQYAVDRVQFGQQIGKFQGVSFKLADMALELKAAELLTLEAAWKFDQKTVTDMDMAMAKLKATEMLAFVADEAIQIHGGMGLMSDLPLERIWRDARVERIWEGTSEIQRHIISRALLRPLGG, via the coding sequence ATGGATTTTTCCCTCACCGACGAACAACAGATGATCATCAAGACGACGCGCGATTTCGTCGCCAATGAACTCTATCCGCACGAGGCCGAGGTCGAGGAGACAGGCGTACTGCGCCCCGGTCTGCGTGACGAACTGAAGAAGAAGGCCATCGCAGCCGGTCTCTATGCCGCCAACATGCCGGCCGACGTGGGCGGCGCGGGGCTCGATACGCTGACCTGGGTGCTCTACGAAAAGGAACTGGGCCGCGCCAATTACGCGCTGCATTGGACCTGCGTGGCGAGGCCCTCCAACATCCTCATGGCCTGCAACGCCGAACAGCGCGAACGTTATCTGTTTCCGTCCATCCGTGGCGAAGCCGGAGACTGCCTCGCCCTCACCGAACCCGGCATCGGCTCCGACCTTCGTGGCATGAAAACCTTCGCCCGGCAGGACGGCGACTGGTTCGTCATCAACGGCACCAAGCATTTCATCAGCCACGCCGATGAAGCAACCTTCTGCATCCTCTTCGCTGCCACCGGCGAGGAAGACACACCCCGCGGCAAGAAAAAACTCATCACCGCCTTCCTCGTGGACAAGGGCACGCCTGGTTTCACGGTGCGCATGGGCTACAAGAATGTAAGCCACCGCGGCTACAACAATTGCATTCTCGAGTTCACCGATTGCCGCATTCACAAGTCGCAAGTGCTGGGCGAGGTTCACAAGGGTTTCGAAGTGGCGAATGACTGGTTGGGCGCGACACGCCTGCAAGTCGCCGCCACCTCCATCGGCCGCGCCGAGCGCGCTCTCGAACAGGCAAAGCAATATGCCGTGGACCGCGTGCAGTTCGGCCAGCAGATCGGCAAGTTCCAGGGCGTGTCCTTCAAGCTCGCCGACATGGCGCTGGAACTGAAGGCGGCGGAACTCCTCACGCTGGAAGCCGCCTGGAAATTCGACCAGAAGACCGTGACCGACATGGACATGGCCATGGCAAAGCTGAAGGCCACGGAGATGCTCGCCTTCGTTGCTGACGAGGCCATCCAGATTCACGGAGGCATGGGCCTGATGAGCGACCTGCCGCTGGAACGCATCTGGCGCGATGCCCGCGTCGAACGCATCTGGGAAGGCACGAGCGAAATTCAGCGTCACATCATCAGCCGCGCCCTGTTGCGCCCGCTGGGTGGGTAA